One Vigna unguiculata cultivar IT97K-499-35 chromosome 11, ASM411807v1, whole genome shotgun sequence DNA window includes the following coding sequences:
- the LOC114170591 gene encoding metacaspase-5-like gives MAKKAVLIGINYPGTKAELRGCINDVWRMHRCLVKRYGFSEDDITVLIDTDKSYREPTGKNIRSALTSLIRSAKAGDVLFVHYSGHGTRLPAETGEDDDTGYDECIVPSDMNLITDDDFREFVEGVPRDCKLTIVSDSCHSGGLIDGAKEQIGNSTKRDGQHSGSGFGLSSFLRRTAEDAIESRGIHIPSALRHHRHKHDDEADDRDIELPHEQYGHVKNRSLPLSTVIEILKQKTGKSDIDVGKLRLSLYDIFGEDASPKVKKFMKVILNKLQHGDGGSEKHGGILGLVGSLAQEFLKQKLDADDNGYAKPAMETKVDSKYEAYAGSTKPRLPDGGILLSGCQTDQTSADASPAGNAADAYGAFSNAIQAIIEERRGAVTNQELVLKAREKLKRGGFTQRPGLYCSDHHVDGSFVC, from the exons ATGGCGAAAAAGGCAGTGTTGATAGGAATCAACTACCCGGGCACCAAGGCGGAGCTGAGAGGCTGCATAAACGACGTGTGGCGGATGCACCGGTGCCTCGTCAAGCGTTACGGCTTCTCCGAAGATGACATCACCGTCTTGATCGACACTGACAAATCGTACAGGGAGCCGACGGGGAAGAACATCCGATCGGCGTTGACTTCACTGATCCGATCAGCGAAGGCGGGAGACGTGTTGTTCGTGCACTACAGCGGACACGGAACGCGCCTTCCTGCGGAAACGGGAGAGGATGATGACACTGGATATGATGAATGCATTGTTCCTTCTGATATGAACCTCATCACCG ATGATGATTTCAGGGAATTTGTTGAGGGGGTCCCTAGAGATTGTAAGCTCACAATAGTATCAGATTCCTGTCACAGTGGTGGCCTAATTGACGGAGCTAAGGAGCAGATAGGAAATAGTACGAAGAGAGATGGGCAACATTCTGGTTCTGGCTTTGGTTTGTCCAGTTTTCTACGTCGTACTGCGGAGGATGCCATTGAGTCTCGTGGAATTCATATTCCTTCAGCATTGCGACATCATAGACACAAGCATGATGATGAAGCTGATGATAGGGACATTGAACTTCCACATGAGCAGTATGGCCATGTGAAGAATAGGTCATTGCCACTTTCTACTGTCATAGAGATACTGAAGCAGAAAACTGGAAAAAGTGATATCGATGTTGGGAAATTGAGACTTTCACTTTACGATATTTTTGGGGAAGATGCTAGCCCTAAAGTAAAGAAGTTCATGAAGGTTATATTGAACAAACTCCAACACGGGGATGGTGGAAGTGAGAAACACGGTGGAATCTTGGGGTTGGTGGGTAGCCTTGCCCAAGAGTTTCTCAAGCAAAAGCTTGATGCTGATGATAATGGATATGCAAAACCTGCCATGGAAACAAAGGTGGACAGTAAATATGAAGCGTATGCAGGATCAACAAAGCCTCGTCTTCCGGACGGTGGAATTCTGTTGAGCGGTTGTCAGACTGATCAGACCTCTGCAGATGCAAGTCCTGCTGGTAATGCTGCCGATGCTTATGGAGCTTTCAGCAATGCAATACAGGCTATAATTGAGGAGAGACGCGGTGCAGTAACAAATCAGGAACTCGTTTTGAAGGCAAGAGAGAAGCTGAAGAGAGGAGGATTCACACAACGACCAGGACTTTACTGCAGTGATCACCATGTTGATGGTTCTTTCGTGTGCTGA